The stretch of DNA ttcatcatctgaatctgattcagCTTCTGCTGCAGTAGCATCTGATGTTGgcaaagatgttgcaacatcttcttcatcatctgaagTCTTGGCAGATGTtgaatcatctatcacaacattgatagattcaaCAATGACCTTGGTTCTTATGTTATAAACTCTATACGCTCTGCTATTTGTTGAATACTCGAGAAATAtcccttcttcacttttaggatccatctTCCTTCTGTGTTCTCTGTCAGTTGAGATGtaacacttacttccaaacacatgaaaatgTTTGACAGTAGATTTTCttcctttccacagttcatataatGTAGTGGAGGTTCTAGTTCTGAGAGTAACACGGTTGTGAATGTAACAAGCTGTGTGCATAGCTTTAGCCCAAAAATGGTATGGAAGATGTTTagcatgtaacattactctgGATGATTCTTGAatagttctattcttcctttctaccacaccattttgttgaggtgtgattagAGATGATAATCCATGTTTGATCCCTTCAGAGACACaaaattcaagaaagcttgcattttcaaactcctttcctgatcacttcttattcttacaatgacagtgtttttctctctttgaagtTGTAGACATAGTTCTTTGAATGCCTGAAAACTGTCTGAATTTTCTTTCAGAAactcaatccatgtgaaccttgagaagtcatctaccatgacaaaagCATAtctttttcctccaagactttCCACTTGTGTTGGACCCATTAGAGTCATGTGTAACAATTCTAAAACTCTTGTGGTGGTAAGATGTTgtaactttggatgcgacatctttgtttGCTTACCaatttgacattcaccacaaatacttccttcctcaattttgagtttgggaagacctctgattgctTCCTCAGCTATAGCTTTCTTCATGCCTTTCAGATGTAAATGGCCAAGTTTTTGATGCCATaattttacctcatcttctttgccgATCAAACAAGTGGACAAGTTGTTTTCTTCTTGTGGAACCCAGAGATATCAATTATCCTTAGATCTTACACCCTTCATCAAAAGATCACCTTCAtcatttgtaactaggcattcagattttgtgaagtttaccttcatgccttgatcacaaagttgactgatactgattagatttgctttgAGTCCTTTTACTAGAAAAAATTGTCTAGGTTTGGTAAACCATTGTTTGACAGCTTACCAATTCCTTTAATTTCTcatttggctccatctccaaatatTACAAAACTTGTAGCATATGACTTTAAGTTTTCAAGATATTTTTCAACTCCTGTCATATGTTTAGAACAACCACTATAAAAGTACCAAACCTCCCTTGAAGAAGCTCttaaggatgtatgagctatcaaGCTTgtaatcttcttcttttctctccactCTGCTTTTGTTTCAACATCAAAGGGAGCAGGAGTGTAGATTGCTTGATGAAATCTTCTAGGATATCCGTATCTATCTATAATTgtaaagcaaattttttttgctgatgtggcagcCTAACAAAgcttctcttttttctttttttctaagCTTAAGTTGATGCTTATATGTCATCTCTCATactattatgatgatgatgtgtcatctttaaaataaataaaaaagaataaatatggCTAATGATATCAACTTAATGGAAAGAATACATAAGGTCAAGAGTTATCTTGCATCGAATCTTCTTTATTTACGAAAATAATTACTACCTATTTGTTTTCTTACTTTCTAAACTCTctcatataataatacataCATATAATACATCAACCTTTCAATTATATTAATCAGTAACCGCCACTAACTCTTCCTTTTCCATCAATTAATTGGTAACAACAATTTGTTATTACAATTGCATTTGCATTTCTACTTAAATGGACATCCTCTTTATACAATTGCATTTGCATGATGCCGAAATAGGAGGGTTTTGTTTAAAGGTAATTAGCTCTTacataaaaatgtatttttatttcattatttattatttattttactttaacatTGTACCATAGATCTTTGGATTTAATTGTCAATCATTTGTTTTACTTCTTATTTTGTGATCCGGTGCATTCTGATATTTAACACCTTGATGTTTTTGTTATCTTAGGAAGGAGTACTCCGTTGAAATTTTATCTACCTTTGTCAATCGCATTACTTTTACTCTTTGGCAAGGtgaaaaaatgtttgtttatttattataatatttatatgaatattctctaagtatttgcttcttcttttgcTACCATGGTACTTATAAGATATTCTctatttgcttcttcttttgcTACCATGGTACTTATATTGATCTTtcatgtttttaaaaaatgccAAGAttttacatttgtttcatgaatTGTAAACTTGAGTatgcatatataaaaattgtgCTTAGTTAAAAAATTTGTTCTATTTTAGGTTGAGTTGCTACCAGTCTCATGAATTGTACATTTTTAGTCTTTATTTGTTGAGATGTCTGTACCAACTGacagatcaatttttttttacaaaaattgccTTCTTTTACAGATTATCTATTTCATCAAGTTTTAATAATgggaattttaattttaatttctattgATCATATGAGTTCACGCATgcttgaatttttatttgggtGAGAAGGTTACGAGATTCACACTTTAATCATTAACGCAACATTGTTGTTGCTGAACGTGTAGCAGTTACGCTATCTGATACATAATTTAAGACGAACTGAACCAAAtgatgaaaaagataaaaaatcacCAAAGATAAAATACATTTCAACAAGATTTTTATTCAAACCTTTCTGATGGACAAGACAGACATATCAAGCATATTTATCTCTATAAGAGATCCTAAGATATAAAAATCATATGAATTTACCAATTCGatcaacaaaaaatgaaaaattcttGCATATAATTGCAACATTaagataaaatatgatatatctctCAAAACTTATGCaattgttttcattattttgatgatCACCAATTACAGCCATTGCCAATGAAAAGTCAAGTATAATTGTAGAATGATATATTGCTTAGTTTTATATACATTAGACCCCTTTtgtagttattattatttttcttatctgcaaaatatatttttttacaaaaaatttgtTATCTCATTATGTGTCTTGATCTTTTATAGATTTAACATGTGAGACTATTACGGTGCACATTATGTGTGCTAATGTATATATGATTTGTACCTTTGACTTCATATAAGAGAATGATCATGAGGTATATCTCAATTTATATGTAAAGGAagtgcttcaaaaaaaaatgtaaaggaaGGTTTTCCCTTCAAAATCATGAGGTATATGTCTATTTATaacttaattatttataaaaactcaaatttgaGTGGTCGATTGATTATGAGAGTTTGGTTGTTGAATAGGTCTCGAGGTATGGTCTGGCTTGAATGACCATTGTATTTATTATAGTAGCATTTTATTATTGATGGTACAACTTAacctataaatatattattttatttgagcTTGATTTCATCCCtacaatacaaaaatacacCATTGTATGGATTGTCGTAACATTCTATCGCTTGGAACAGTAAACAAGGCCGGTCTACGGTGTTGCAAGTGAGGTAGTAGCATTGAGCTTGgtatttttgtgttgtttaaCATTATAATAGACAAATTAGGGTATAAAAAGCCTCTAATTCTTTTGTTAGTTTTTAAAGGATCTCTTTCAAATTTCACTAACCTGCATAAAAAGCTTCAAATTtttacagattttttttttcggtgagGGATTTTTACAGTTTTTTACTAATGAGTTTTAATCTATCTCGAAAGTTTATAAACGAACTATTTATTCTTTTGAAGTACATATCTAATATAAAATaggaataaatatatttttagtctttcTAAATACACCAACTTtcatttttagatttaataGAAAATACCGATCAAGTTTATGTCTTGATTAAACACcacaaaaaaatttcatcataattttttttttcctttttgacttgatcataaaaaagtatttttaataTACATACCTATCtttgataattttgtttgaAGTTGAACTTAGGAGAAACTTATTAACCGCTTAGCAAACTCATTAGTTAGCAGATTAATTGGGTCCATTAAATACAATGGACATTATGAATTTTATAAGTCTATTATTTATCAATattataaatctattattaatttttaaaaaatttaatatcatattattttattcaataaccaaattataaaataaaaaatttaatcaaacccgtgcatcgcatCCAAACTTTTATATGGTTGGCAGCTTATGAGCACATCCTTACCAATTTTTGTAGAAGCAAATGTTGGAGAGATGATGAGACTACAAATCATGTGCTTCGTGTCATCTTTGCTACTCAGGTATGACTTCATCCAATTTTATCGTTTATTTTTTACCTTTTATTCCAGGAACTGGATATTTAATAACATCAATAAGCACATTATTGAAGCTAATATTGTGAGGTGGAAGACAACTTTCATGACCACTTGCTAGTTTTTATGGAAGTGGAAAAACAAATCTATCTTTGAAGATGGATGAAAGACTATTTTAAGAAGATTGGTGTGTGTGTTGTTTTTCACGCTGAACTATGGAGAATGTCTTTAGGCTTGGATATAACTTGAAGGAGTGCATTCCACAACTCATTGTGCAAAGTGATTCTAAAATTCTGATTAATATCATTATCGATAACTACAAGTTCAGTGGAGTGGTTCCCACTTTGGTGCAGCGTATTCGAAACCTTTTGAATTTAGATTGGCGTGTTCAATTTTGTCATACTTGGAGGAAGGACAATCGTTGTGTTGATTGACTTGCTCACTTTAGCCTCTTTGTAGATTCGCTAGTTTGTGCTAGAATGAAAACTCCTCCTAGTGAGCtccataaaattgatttttgacgATATTTCTGGGGTTTGTATGCTTAGAAATGTAACAAGTGTTTAATAAGAGAATTTGCGAAGTTGAAgtccattaatttttttttcctgtgtTAACTCTCCGAGGCCCCAGTAATCTGAAGTTCGACCGCGAGATAAATAAAATCCGACAAAAAATTGTTCTACCTAACAATCGAACTCGAGTTCTCCCAAACGATttgtattttagttttttttttttttttttttttgtattttagttGTGGTCCATTAATTTGTTGTAAGAATATTACAATGTTTTATCAATTATTAATGttttcatcatcataaatataaaaaacatttatttttggtagaaaataaaaaaatatttaatgacttggaataatataaatttgaaCGTAAAATTGgtaaaaactaattaatattaagttGGAAAATCAAAAGTGAGATCTtgggacattttttttttctttcatacgAACTAATGGAAAATTTAccgtcaaaaaagaaaaaaaaaactaatggaaAATTAAACAAGTACGTAGTATTCCGTCGgtctttttttataagaaacacttatGGCAAAaaatttgatcatttttataagaaattttgaccatttttataagaaactttgaccaattttcaaatgtttaatttcacttatgcccttatttattatgagagagaatttaaaaataagtaagttagttaaataaagagtaattaaataagggtatatatggaataaatttaaatttataagagtattaaatgaaaataactatgttaaatgtccttcattggtctgtgtgattttttcaaagtgttcattgtaaaaaggatcggagggagtaatatttaaCATTTACAAAGGCGCGAaggtttagggttttagagacGCATCGTTTTGCAGAGAGAGTAACTCTCTTCATCCAAAAAACCATGGCTTTTTGGGGTAATCACTTTTTTCTTCATTCTATTCCGATCAAAACCCTAAATTCTAACAAACATTCATTCTCTGATTCTGATTGCAGCTGTTGAAATCAAACCTGGAAAGCCTTTTACTCACACTTACGATGGTTCCAAAGGACGCCTTCACATTTCAATGGTAATCACTTTCTTAATCTCTCATTGCATGTTTGAATTTACCATCGATCATCCATTTTCATGTTCCAATGCATCACGTGCACAGTGATTTTGTGCCcgtttggatttggcttattttcgagcttatgaaaatatcttatgcaaataaataaacttttatgttaattcataagttctcactAACAAAAATCGTATCTTTATAAGcttttttctcataaactatcttgaaaagcttatgataatatataaaagagtatttatttgcataagttgtttcacATAAGCTCAAAATAAGCCAATCTAAACAGGCCCTTTATTGAGTTGAAGCTCTAAAGTACAACTTTTGTCATATTGAGACTGTATTGTGATTCTGTCAAACTCGCCGTGGATCCAAATATGCACTAAgaccctgtttggataaacagcttatttgCAACTTACAGCACAAGCGcccttatcatgataagagcttatgaataagcttacataagctatttttatagcattagataaaatttaatttaattgtttttgtatatgctataagctgatttcataagctatcttggagaacttaaaaaaattaagctgTAAAAAACTCATGAAAAATGTGATAAGTTGTTTTTGTAAGTTCTGCCTAACAGTCTCACAAAATTTAtgccagtagataagctcatccaaacaggccctaagtACATGTTTGGAATATGGTAAGTTTGACGAAATCACTGTGGCACCGTGATTTTGATGAAGCTCGTAAGTATAGTTTTTGCTAAAATTGCAATGAcactgattttgtcaaacttaccATCAATCTAAACACGCACTTAATCTGTTATTAGTTGCAAAATTAGATTGTAAATGGTTGTTATGAACTCTCAATTTTAGGCCACTTTGGGACATGGCACTGCAATTACGAAAAGCACACTGCAATGTAATGTGGGAAACAAAAGCCCTGTTTATCTTTGCTCTCTTTATCCTGGTGCTGGAAACACTGAGTCGTTGCAATTGAATTTGGAGCTTGAGGAAGATTGTAATGTTATTTTCTCTGTCATTGGCCCTCGGAGTATTCATCTCTGTGGTTATTATCTTGCTCGTGGCCGCTATACCAATACCCTTGATGAATCGTATCCTTATCTTTTTGTCTTATTTCCTGTTTTTATTACACCTTATTTTTGCTTCATTAACTCGTTGAAATTATTTGAGTGAATGGAAACTCAATGCATTTGTTTAAATTGTATTGGTTTATCTTgtattttatgagtttttaaaTTGTTTACACTTGTATAAGTATTTGGTTATGAACTTGGGAAATGCAAGCATATATGTGTTTATTAAGAAGTTAATTGAAGGAGCTCATGAGAATATAGAGTTGTGGGAATTTGATTAAATTCGAGTTTGGGTTATCATGTAATTTACAAGAGTTTTTCAAATGTTTTCACTTAGATAAGTATTTGGTTACGAGCTCAGGAAAATGTTAGTTTATACATACTTATAAAGAAGTTAATTGAAGGAGCTTCTGAAAATATAGAGGTAGGtgcattattttatttgattttaatggATGTGTGAAAGTCTCatagtcattgaaaaattattttcatttttctattaCTGCAAGtgtttattgaaaattttaccCAAACTAGTTTTAAGAAGTTCACATTTAAGTTGTTTGATGGTGGAGCCTGAATCATTACTCGGATTATATGTCTGGCAAAAGATGAAGTACAACTATACTCCAAATCCAATTGTCCTTTTGTgggtttatttttcttgtttccTTCACTACAATGGAAAGGGAATCATATGGAGAAGATATAGCTGATACAGAAAATGAGAAATCCGTTCATAGTGACGAAGATGACTACGATGATAGTTTTATTGATGATGACGGTGATCTAGAAGTTTTCCCACCATCTCCTATTTCCAATGAAGGTAAGTTCAAATATTTATGTTAATCCCTTAACATGTAGATCTTGAGATTGTCCTCATTTCAATCCGTTGATGATGATTGTAtaatttctttgttttgatTGTGATTACTGCAGAGGATGCATCTTATGATAGCGGACGGAAAAGTGCGAAAGGCAGCCGAAGAAGGCTGAGGAAGAAGTACCAGTTGATAGAGTCGGATGATGATATCGGtcttgaagaaaagaaaattgttaaTGACAGTGTGCATGTACAATCTCAGGAAATTGATAATGAAGATTGTCTACCAATTTCATCTATTTGCAAGAGTAAAGCCTCTGGAAGGATCTTGGATCAGGAAATGGATGATAATGTTGACAAAGAAGCAGTCGATACTGGTAAAAAAGACAGTGAAGAACCTGAGAATAGTACTattgaaacaaaattgaaaactgACAATGTTATTGCAGATAATCAGACTCATAGGTGACTTATCTCAATTCGATATCATTATTCAAATACACACTTTCTTTTCTCAGCTTTAAGTCTTCCCTTTTAGAGATATTAAATGTTCTTACCTTTGTATTTAAATTGTGTTTGTACTGAAGCAGGGAAGCTGAACCTTCAGATCACTTGGCAGTTCCTTGCACTGTTCCGGATGTTGGGGATATTAAaaagtcaaaaaagaaaaagaagggaaaggaaaaaGAAACCAAGAGTTCTTGTAATGACCATTCCACCAAACTAGATAATGCTGCGCAAGATGAGGAAAAAAGGAACACGGCCCAGGATCTCTTGGATCAGGAAATGACTGATAATGTTGACAGTGAAGCAGTTGATGCTGGAAAAAAAGACAGCGAAGACCCTGAAAATAGTACTattgaaacaaaattgaaaactgGCGATGTTGTCGCAGATATTCCGACTCACAGGTGACTAGtctcaattcaatttcattgtTCAAACACACCCTTGCTTTTCTCAGCTTGAAGTCTTCCTGTTTAGAGAGAGTAAATTTTTAATTGTTCTTGCctttgtttataaattatgtttGTACTGAATCAGGGAAGCTGAACCTTCAGATCCCTTGGCAGTTCCTTGCACTGTTCCGGATGTTGGGGATATTAAaaagtcaaaaaagaaaaagaagggaaaggaaaaaGAAACCAAGAGTTCTTGTAATGACCATTCCACCGAACTAGataatgctgcacaagatgagGAAAAAATGAACACTGCCCAGGATCTCTTGGATCAGGAAATGGTTGATAATGTTGACAAAGAAACAGTTGATGCGGGGAAAAAAGACGGCGAAGACCCTGAGAATAGTACTattgaaacaaaattgaaaactgACGATGTTGTCGCAGATATTCAGACTCACAGGTGACTATtctcaattcaatttcattgtTCAAATATACTCT from Trifolium pratense cultivar HEN17-A07 linkage group LG5, ARS_RC_1.1, whole genome shotgun sequence encodes:
- the LOC123882837 gene encoding peptidyl-prolyl cis-trans isomerase FKBP43-like isoform X2; the protein is MAFWAVEIKPGKPFTHTYDGSKGRLHISMATLGHGTAITKSTLQCNVGNKSPVYLCSLYPGAGNTESLQLNLELEEDCNVIFSVIGPRSIHLCGYYLARGRYTNTLDESESYGEDIADTENEKSVHSDEDDYDDSFIDDDGDLEVFPPSPISNEEDASYDSGRKSAKGSRRRLRKKYQLIESDDDIGLEEKKIVNDSVHVQSQEIDNEDCLPISSICKSKASGRILDQEMDDNVDKEAVDTGKKDSEEPENSTIETKLKTDNVIADNQTHSREAEPSDHLAVPCTVPDVGDIKKSKKKKKGKEKETKSSCNDHSTKLDNAAQDEEKRNTAQDLLDQEMTDNVDSEAVDAGKKDSEDPENSTIETKLKTGDVVADIPTHREAEPSDPLAVPCTVPDVGDIKKSKKKKKGKEKETKSSCNDHSTELDNAAQDEEKMNTAQDLLDQEMVDNVDKETVDAGKKDGEDPENSTIETKLKTDDVVADIQTHRKAETADKILPSSQVGQGQDDKPKRKRKERSKEETIFTVDDACISNVVNLPQENEGSNQDIVNRDVKMSDSVALPSTETDSPKKTKRRKKEQKNKASLPEGDNGNGEGIIQDEKANKETAESGSLIHELSETKEQHQKLTIENSGDNGAQDNPDGNQSEDKRVKKKKKKSKSQGSEAGNSNLPVSIEPSTEMMKEDGNNMEDTKSSQVRTLSNGLVIQELETGKENGKIAALGKKISINYTGKLKENGAEVESNAGQAPFKFRLGKGEVIEGLDIGLEGMRVGEKRRLVIPPSMTSKKNGDSENIPPNSWLIYELELVKVH